A window from Setaria italica strain Yugu1 chromosome VIII, Setaria_italica_v2.0, whole genome shotgun sequence encodes these proteins:
- the LOC101774032 gene encoding wall-associated receptor kinase 2-like translates to MAQVLWFLLPAATVITHLASVAAGADDADCPGKCGDVDIPYPWGIGGKCSWQGKYSITCNHSFDPPRPYVGYSEVLDISLEAGEMRILTPVSSQCHSPAGITTSVTYEHTVRQFLISTTRNEFTAIGCNTLAVLESNSYYTGCITSCVSLAAAAPDGDNCTGLGCCQTSIPGNLTNIKVTWDERYSNGKAYNYSPCSYAFVAEKHWYHFERDDLVRNNSFVRKYGNKNLTEVPLVLDWAIRVDGSCPPSNVKDGALEEPTASACLSTNSHCVNASQGFGYLCNCSKGYIGNPYVTGGCKNVNECELRKSDPTRYEKQYPCSSGSTCYDTPGDYKCKCNFGRRGDGKSDTGCQPIFPGYAIAVVATIVVSVLACFVIMELKKQKQKKYFDQNGGKILKSMGINIFTEEQLKKITNRYSTPIGEGAFGKVFMGTIDNSQRVAVKRASMKGEVLPQDEFVNEITFQFRINHTNMVRLLGCCLETDIPMLVFELVPKGSLYNVLHGMDDQHTLSLAERLRIAIGSAEALAHMHSHAGDHNHVHGDVKSGNILLDNDLTPKVSDFGSSKLVSIASMYSKWCVSGDMSYIDPVYIKSGRFTEKSDVYSFGVVLLELITRKTAKYGDNSLPLDFVKCCKEDGNGRKLYDRDVMKCDDAQSHCHMECLDRIGKLAVRCLKEDREERPTMAEVVEELKEVKSKACGDESTLMKKENC, encoded by the exons ATGGCACAAGTGCTGTGGTTTCTTCTTCCTGCCGCCACCGTCATAACCCATCTGGCTTCGGTAGCCGCCGGCGCTGACGACGCGGACTGTCCCGGCAAGTGCGGAGACGTAGACATTCCCTACCCATGGGGCATCGGCGGCAAGTGTTCCTGGCAGGGCAAGTACAGCATCACTTGCAACCACAGCTTCGATCCCCCGAGGCCATACGTGGGCTACAGCGAGGTCTTGGACATCTCGTTGGAGGCCGGCGAGATGCGCATCCTGACCCCTGTGTCGTCCCAATGCCACAGCCCGGCTGGGATCACAACAAGTGTCACCTACGAGCACACGGTCAGGCAGTTCCTCATCTCGACAACACGCAACGAGTTCACGGCTATCGGTTGCAACACCTTGGCGGTCCTGGAAAGCAACAGCTACTACACTGGCTGCATCACCTCCTGCGTGAGCCTCGCTGCGGCGGCTCCAGACGGCGACAACTGCACTGGCCTCGGCTGCTGCCAGACGTCCATCCCCGGCAACCTTACCAACATCAAGGTCACCTGGGACGAACGCTACAGCAATGGAAAGGCCTACAATTACAGCCCCTGTAGCTACGCCTTCGTCGCCGAGAAGCACTG GTATCATTTTGAACGGGATGATCTTGTTCGAAACAATAGCTTTGTTCGGAAGTATGGAAACAAAAATTTGACAGAAGTCCCTCTAGTACTTGACTGGGCCATCAGGGTCGATGGATCTTGTCCTCCCTCGAATGTGAAAGATGGGGCGTTGGAAGAACCGACAGCTTCTGCCTGTCTCAGCACAAATAGCCACTGTGTCAACGCCTCACAAGGCTTTGGGTACTTATGCAATTGCTCCAAGGGATACATTGGCAATCCCTATGTTACTGGCGGATGCAAAA ATGTTAATGAGTGCGAGCTTCGAAAATCAGATCCTACCAGGTATGAAAAACAGTATCCATGTAGCAGCGGTAGTACATGCTATGACACTCCGGGTGAttacaaatgcaaatgcaatttCGGGCGGAGAGGAGATGGTAAAAGTGACACAGGATGTCAGCCCATATTTCCAGGATATGCAATAGCTGTAGTAG CAACTATTGTTGTCTCCGTCCTAGCATGTTTTGTGATTATGGAGCTTAAAAAACAAAAGCAGAAGAAATATTTTGACCAAAACGGTGGTAAAATATTGAAGAGTATGGGCATTAACATCTTCACTGAggagcagctgaagaagatCACAAACCGCTACAGCACACCAATCGGAGAAGGCGCCTTTGGAAAGGTCTTCATGGGGACTATTGACAATTCCCAAAGGGTCGCGGTGAAGCGTGCCTCCATGAAAGGTGAGGTGCTTCCGCAGGACGAGTTCGTGAACGAGATAACCTTCCAGTTTCGAATCAACCACACAAACATGGTGCGCCTGCTTGGGTGCTGCCTTGAGACAGACATTCCCATGCTGgtttttgagctcgtcccaaaGGGAAGTCTCTACAACGTGCTTCATGGCATGGATGATCAGCACACACTCTCACTGGCGGAGCGCCTGCGAATTGCCATTGGCTCTGCAGAAGCTCTTGCCCACATGCACTCACATGCTGGTGACCACAACCATGTCCATGGGGACGTGAAGTCTGGCAACATCCTCCTTGACAATGATCTCACACCCAAGGTGTCTGACTTCGGTTCGTCCAAGCTTGTGTCAATCGCCAGCATGTACTCCAAGTGGTGCGTGTCAGGGGACATGAGTTACATAGACCCAGTATACATCAAGTCTGGCCGTTTCACAGAAAAGAGTGATgtctacagcttcggcgtgGTGCTCTTGGAGCTCATCACAAGGAAGACGGCCAAGTACGGTGACAACAGCCTCCCTCTAGACTTCGTCAAATGCTGCAAAGAGGACGGCAATGGAAGGAAGTTGTACGACAGAGACGTAATGAAGTGCGATGACGCTCAATCTCATTGTCACATGGAGTGCCTCGACAGGATTGGCAAACTAGCAGTCCGATGCCTCAAGGAAGATCGGGAGGAGAGACCAACCATGgcagaggtggtggaggagctcaagGAGGTGAAGTCAAAAGCCTGCGGAGATGAAAGCACGCTGATGAAGAAAGAAAATTGTTAA